A genomic region of Fundidesulfovibrio terrae contains the following coding sequences:
- a CDS encoding TetR/AcrR family transcriptional regulator: MGRKKTPLSDSLAVKASIVDAAEALFRSVGYSKTTVGEIAKALGMSQANVYRYFPTKASINEVICERVVLRIEDRCKSIIDSTSSAQQRLSLFMLEYFRAVKDNVIKEQRVHEMVVKAVEQYWTVIQEHVNRMDIMVQGILSNGIKAGAFKEVDIPATSLALQNAFSAFTYPALVERQIADAANSGGEKRIEADLLNLAAIVLRGISA; this comes from the coding sequence ATGGGACGAAAGAAGACTCCGCTGAGCGATTCCTTGGCAGTCAAAGCCAGCATTGTTGATGCGGCTGAAGCCCTTTTCCGGAGCGTGGGCTATTCCAAGACAACCGTGGGGGAGATCGCCAAAGCCCTTGGTATGAGCCAGGCGAATGTCTACCGCTATTTTCCGACCAAGGCCTCAATCAACGAAGTCATCTGCGAGCGGGTTGTCCTGAGAATTGAGGATCGATGCAAATCGATAATAGATTCAACAAGCAGTGCACAACAGCGTCTGTCGCTGTTTATGCTGGAATACTTTCGCGCGGTGAAGGACAATGTAATCAAAGAGCAACGGGTGCACGAGATGGTTGTCAAGGCTGTTGAGCAGTATTGGACTGTCATACAAGAACATGTCAATAGAATGGATATTATGGTGCAGGGAATATTGTCAAATGGAATCAAAGCGGGCGCTTTCAAGGAAGTGGATATTCCTGCGACGTCGCTCGCCCTGCAGAATGCTTTTTCCGCCTTCACCTATCCTGCCCTGGTAGAACGCCAGATAGCTGACGCCGCGAATTCAGGTGGAGAAAAACGAATTGAAGCGGACTTGTTGAACCTGGCGGCCATAGTGCTGCGGGGGATTAGCGCGTGA
- a CDS encoding efflux RND transporter periplasmic adaptor subunit: protein MGKNASARVVPLLLCTLCLGSSPGCSEEKAFPPPRPVVKTVRVALAAESDSRTYPGVIVARHEVDESFRVSGRIERRLVDKGDLVRQGQKLAVLDEKDFRLSLESAQAELKAASSNVSQASAEEKRYTYLLSRHVVSQSEYDLKRLQSDEAKARLEKADRAFKLARNQLSYASLTSNDDGVVTKVNAERGQVVTQGQAVVAVAQDGALEVQADIPEGCLRDIENSDAEVSLWSQSDTRYKAVLRETSPCADPATRTYAVRFTLVDGDQRARLGMSATLRLSRKTSDKLVRIPSTALLEQGKGPGVWVVEPDTGKLSLRPVVIARYADRDVLVQGRLAEGETIVATGVQMLDPGMSVRLDESNKVVER from the coding sequence ATGGGAAAGAACGCATCGGCCCGGGTTGTGCCGCTCTTGCTCTGTACGCTTTGTCTGGGATCATCACCGGGGTGCTCCGAAGAGAAAGCCTTCCCTCCACCCCGGCCTGTGGTCAAGACGGTCCGGGTCGCCTTGGCGGCCGAATCCGACAGCAGGACCTATCCAGGCGTCATTGTTGCCCGGCACGAAGTGGATGAGTCTTTCCGGGTGTCGGGACGAATTGAACGGCGGCTGGTGGACAAAGGCGACTTGGTGCGCCAGGGGCAGAAACTTGCGGTACTCGACGAGAAGGATTTTCGCCTGTCCCTGGAGAGCGCCCAAGCGGAGTTGAAGGCCGCGTCTTCCAATGTCTCCCAGGCTTCCGCCGAGGAAAAACGCTATACGTATCTGCTTTCCCGGCATGTGGTGAGCCAATCCGAATACGATTTGAAACGCCTGCAGTCCGACGAGGCCAAGGCCCGTCTGGAAAAGGCCGATCGAGCCTTCAAACTGGCGCGGAACCAACTCAGCTACGCCAGCTTGACCTCCAACGACGACGGAGTGGTCACCAAGGTGAATGCCGAACGGGGCCAAGTCGTCACTCAGGGCCAGGCGGTGGTGGCCGTGGCCCAGGACGGAGCTCTCGAGGTGCAGGCGGACATCCCCGAGGGGTGTCTTCGGGATATCGAAAACTCCGACGCCGAGGTCAGTCTCTGGTCCCAGAGCGATACGCGCTACAAGGCCGTGTTGAGGGAGACCTCGCCCTGCGCCGACCCCGCCACCCGGACATACGCCGTGCGGTTCACCCTGGTCGACGGCGACCAACGCGCGCGCCTGGGGATGTCCGCCACGCTGCGCCTTTCGCGGAAGACCTCCGACAAGCTCGTACGCATCCCATCAACCGCCCTTTTGGAACAGGGCAAAGGCCCGGGCGTGTGGGTCGTTGAGCCGGACACGGGGAAGCTGTCACTACGGCCGGTTGTGATCGCGCGTTACGCCGATAGGGATGTCCTGGTCCAAGGGCGGCTTGCCGAAGGTGAGACGATCGTGGCCACCGGCGTTCAAATGCTGGACCCAGGGATGTCGGTCCGCCTGGACGAGTCGAACAAGGTTGTCGAGAGATGA
- a CDS encoding efflux RND transporter permease subunit — protein sequence MNRFNLSEWAVTHRAMTLFLVGLVSVSGLWSYTRLGRAEDPEFTIKDMVINANWAGATADEMQRFVADPIEKEILQAPHVEKVKTYSRPGSVVMQLTLYDSTPPSAVNECWYQVRKRVGDMKGSLPQGVAGPYFNDEFGDVDSVLYLLTAEEATARDLKDQAEIIRQDLLRVPDVTKVRFYGEQAECIFVELNNVKLATLGVAAQDVFNAIAKQNEVSAAGSLETAADTIYLRMNGTLKGTSALAAVPVQSGGKTFRLGDVATLRRGPEDPPSFVVRHEDKPAIALGVVMTKGANILDLGRNLDQALSRIRGKLPLGIEITKVADQPKVVDASVGEFLRSFAEALVIVLAVSFLSLGWRAGFVVALAVPLVMAMVMTVMQAFGMSLDCISLGALIIALGLLVDDAIISVEMMAVKMEQGLDRIKAAIFAWNATAFPMLTGTLVTAVGFLPVGLAKSVSGEYACGIFYVVGIALVISWLVAVYFTPYLGMKLLPDYSRKSHHDARAIYDMPPYRAIRRVVVWCVGNRKAVVVVTSVLFILSIIGSMHVQRQFFPNSSRPEVMVEVQLPEGSAFDVTLNAVKTMEAFLKTDPEILTRTSYIGSGAPHWYLPMIPELPRVSYGVCVLYAADADARDRVKARIEEFVANGGLPQARVHVTILSLGPPVGFPVQFRVIGPNPLKVREFAHQVRDIMRSNPKTRDVNLDWNEQAKSIRLVVDEDRASVLNLTRQDIAKALQMLLSGVTITQIRDGIELVNVVARAAPEERLSPDRLRDLTITTMNGHAVSLSQVAKVQYVHEDPILWRRNRDLMITARSEVVSGVQAPDVAMEIESLLATLKTKLPSGYRIEVGGALEESDKANLAIAVLLPLTGGLMLFFLMLQLQSFSRLFLVLATAPLGMIGATGALLLFNKPFGFVALLGVLSLAGMIMRNTVILVDQVAANLREGMSEWEAVIESTIRRSRPVSLTALAAILAMIPLSRNVFWGPMAYAIMGGLLVATVLTLLFTPAFYALIFRVGRPSEC from the coding sequence ATGAACCGCTTCAACCTGTCGGAGTGGGCCGTCACCCATCGGGCAATGACGCTCTTTCTTGTCGGGCTCGTGTCCGTATCCGGCCTGTGGTCGTACACGCGGCTCGGGCGGGCGGAGGATCCGGAATTCACCATCAAGGACATGGTCATAAACGCCAATTGGGCCGGAGCCACTGCCGATGAAATGCAGCGGTTCGTGGCCGACCCCATTGAAAAGGAGATCCTGCAGGCCCCCCACGTGGAAAAGGTGAAAACGTATTCGCGCCCGGGAAGCGTGGTCATGCAGCTCACTTTATACGATTCCACACCTCCTTCCGCGGTCAATGAATGCTGGTACCAGGTCCGCAAGCGTGTGGGCGACATGAAAGGCAGCCTGCCCCAGGGCGTGGCCGGCCCCTACTTCAATGACGAATTCGGCGATGTGGACTCGGTGCTCTATCTGCTCACCGCGGAGGAGGCCACTGCCCGCGACCTGAAAGACCAGGCCGAAATCATCCGCCAAGACTTGCTGCGCGTTCCGGATGTGACCAAAGTGAGGTTTTATGGAGAGCAGGCGGAATGCATCTTCGTGGAGTTGAACAATGTCAAGCTGGCCACGCTTGGGGTTGCCGCGCAGGATGTTTTCAACGCCATCGCCAAGCAAAACGAGGTGTCGGCAGCGGGTTCTCTGGAAACCGCAGCCGACACCATCTATCTGCGGATGAACGGAACCCTTAAAGGCACAAGCGCCCTGGCTGCGGTGCCGGTGCAAAGCGGAGGAAAGACCTTTCGCCTGGGCGACGTGGCCACGCTTCGCCGCGGCCCTGAGGACCCGCCCTCCTTCGTGGTCCGCCATGAAGACAAGCCAGCCATCGCCCTGGGCGTGGTCATGACCAAGGGAGCCAATATCCTGGACCTTGGACGCAACCTCGACCAGGCCTTGTCGCGCATCCGGGGAAAGCTCCCTCTCGGTATCGAGATCACCAAAGTGGCGGATCAGCCCAAGGTGGTGGACGCATCGGTCGGCGAATTTTTACGGTCGTTCGCCGAGGCGCTGGTCATCGTTCTGGCCGTGAGCTTTCTTTCTCTCGGTTGGCGGGCGGGCTTCGTGGTGGCCCTGGCCGTGCCCCTGGTCATGGCCATGGTCATGACCGTCATGCAGGCCTTCGGGATGAGCCTGGACTGCATAAGCCTGGGAGCCCTCATCATCGCCCTGGGGCTTTTGGTGGATGACGCTATCATTTCCGTGGAAATGATGGCCGTGAAAATGGAGCAGGGGCTCGATCGCATCAAAGCCGCCATTTTCGCTTGGAACGCCACCGCCTTTCCCATGTTGACCGGCACGTTGGTCACGGCGGTGGGATTTCTGCCCGTTGGCTTGGCCAAATCCGTATCCGGAGAATACGCCTGCGGTATTTTCTATGTGGTTGGCATCGCTCTCGTTATCTCATGGCTCGTGGCGGTGTATTTCACCCCGTATTTAGGAATGAAGCTGTTGCCGGATTATTCCAGGAAATCGCATCACGACGCGCGCGCGATCTATGACATGCCCCCCTATCGCGCCATCCGCCGGGTCGTCGTCTGGTGCGTCGGGAACCGCAAGGCCGTCGTCGTTGTCACATCCGTGCTCTTCATCCTTTCAATAATCGGTTCCATGCACGTGCAGCGCCAATTCTTCCCAAATTCGTCCCGGCCGGAAGTCATGGTGGAAGTCCAGCTTCCGGAAGGCAGCGCCTTTGATGTCACCTTGAACGCCGTGAAGACCATGGAAGCATTTCTGAAAACCGATCCTGAGATCCTGACCCGCACCAGTTACATCGGCTCAGGCGCGCCGCACTGGTATCTGCCCATGATACCGGAACTTCCCAGGGTAAGTTACGGCGTCTGCGTTTTGTACGCCGCCGATGCCGATGCCCGGGACCGGGTGAAGGCCAGGATCGAGGAATTCGTCGCCAACGGCGGCCTGCCCCAGGCCAGGGTGCACGTCACCATCCTGAGCCTCGGCCCCCCAGTGGGGTTTCCGGTACAATTTCGCGTCATAGGGCCCAACCCGCTCAAGGTCCGTGAGTTCGCCCATCAGGTGCGGGACATCATGCGTTCCAACCCGAAAACGCGCGACGTGAATCTGGATTGGAACGAGCAAGCCAAGTCCATCCGCCTGGTGGTGGATGAGGATCGGGCCAGCGTTCTGAACCTCACCCGCCAGGATATCGCCAAGGCCCTTCAGATGCTGCTGTCGGGAGTCACAATCACTCAGATCCGGGACGGCATCGAGCTGGTGAACGTCGTGGCGCGGGCCGCGCCGGAGGAGCGTTTAAGCCCGGATCGATTGCGGGACCTGACGATCACCACCATGAACGGTCATGCCGTGTCGCTCTCCCAAGTGGCCAAGGTTCAGTATGTCCACGAGGACCCGATACTGTGGCGGCGAAACCGCGACCTGATGATCACCGCCCGGTCCGAAGTGGTCTCCGGGGTGCAGGCCCCGGACGTGGCAATGGAAATCGAGTCCCTGCTTGCGACTCTGAAAACAAAGTTGCCGTCCGGATACCGGATAGAAGTTGGCGGCGCGCTGGAGGAAAGCGACAAGGCGAACTTAGCCATAGCGGTTTTGCTCCCGCTTACCGGCGGCCTCATGCTGTTTTTCCTCATGCTGCAATTGCAAAGCTTTTCCCGCCTGTTTCTGGTCTTGGCCACCGCCCCTCTTGGGATGATCGGGGCGACCGGCGCATTGCTGCTGTTCAACAAGCCTTTCGGCTTCGTGGCCTTGCTTGGCGTGCTTTCCCTGGCAGGGATGATCATGCGCAACACTGTCATTCTGGTTGACCAGGTCGCCGCGAATCTGCGGGAAGGGATGTCGGAATGGGAGGCCGTAATCGAGTCCACCATCAGACGGTCACGACCTGTGAGTCTCACGGCCCTTGCCGCCATCTTGGCCATGATCCCGCTGAGCCGCAACGTTTTCTGGGGACCGATGGCTTACGCCATTATGGGCGGGCTCTTGGTGGCCACTGTGCTGACGTTGCTGTTTACCCCGGCTTTTTATGCACTGATCTTTCGAGTGGGGAGACCATCAGAATGCTAA
- a CDS encoding PAS domain S-box protein has product MKKRFGIRLRTLRQTANLTQSDLAEMVGISDRYLGKMERGLVSPSFEYVEKIASALGIEPATLFLSAPVPPHQNRPAAMRVAGTETGGPLQHIPGMTIKLVDPGMHIIWVASSDPQAPCNRGVDCSGMRCHEIFQMRADPCPGCQLAEALASGAVREKTIAAPSGRKYATRSEPIRGADGRIWGGVHIALDITGSDQMKKALRQVQLRLDHLFAGGSVVLYVRKASGSHRTTYVSENVREILGHPPEAFLKSSGFWLAQLHPEEREKYLARLPLLFDQGRLSIEYRFRHGSGGWRWIRDDLRLVRDDAGNPLEIVGSWLDITATKAFEKVMRDSQSRHHTLFEGNCTVQLLIDSETKAIIDANPAACAYYGYPREVLKQMSIGDINTLPPDELARELALAGSSGKDIFHFLHRLANGEIREVESRVTPMRYGDRAIIHSLIIDVTARNSAERQALAATALWESLFENSPGRVAMLDGERRIIRCSALFAKDAGASPGELAGAQCLFLEPGENALPAADGATPVRLRIGCRPSSFQALVTDISANDSPARYMVAAYPERMRTEP; this is encoded by the coding sequence TTGAAGAAACGATTCGGCATCCGCTTGAGGACCCTGCGCCAGACCGCCAATCTGACTCAATCGGATCTGGCTGAAATGGTTGGCATTTCAGATCGTTACCTCGGGAAGATGGAACGGGGGCTGGTCTCGCCATCCTTCGAGTACGTCGAGAAAATCGCCAGCGCCCTCGGCATCGAACCCGCCACCCTGTTCCTTTCCGCACCTGTTCCGCCCCATCAGAACCGCCCGGCCGCCATGCGAGTGGCCGGAACCGAAACCGGCGGCCCGCTCCAGCATATTCCCGGCATGACCATCAAGCTGGTGGACCCCGGCATGCACATCATCTGGGTGGCCAGCAGCGACCCGCAAGCGCCCTGCAACAGAGGCGTCGACTGCTCAGGGATGCGCTGCCACGAGATATTCCAAATGCGCGCCGACCCCTGCCCGGGCTGCCAACTCGCCGAAGCCCTGGCCTCGGGCGCCGTGCGCGAGAAGACAATCGCCGCCCCTTCCGGGAGGAAGTACGCCACCCGCAGCGAACCCATCCGGGGGGCGGACGGCAGGATATGGGGCGGCGTCCACATCGCCCTGGACATCACCGGAAGCGACCAGATGAAAAAGGCGCTGCGCCAAGTCCAGCTGCGGCTCGATCACCTCTTCGCCGGCGGATCCGTCGTCCTGTATGTCCGCAAGGCCAGCGGCAGCCATCGGACCACGTACGTCTCGGAAAACGTGCGCGAAATACTCGGCCACCCCCCCGAGGCATTCCTCAAGTCATCCGGCTTCTGGCTTGCCCAGCTCCATCCCGAAGAGCGCGAGAAGTATCTCGCGAGGCTCCCCCTGCTCTTCGACCAGGGCCGGCTGTCAATCGAGTACCGCTTCCGGCACGGGAGCGGCGGCTGGCGGTGGATACGCGACGATCTGCGCCTGGTGCGCGACGATGCAGGCAACCCCCTGGAAATAGTCGGCTCATGGCTGGACATCACCGCTACCAAAGCATTCGAAAAGGTCATGCGCGACTCGCAATCGAGACATCACACTCTCTTTGAGGGCAACTGCACAGTGCAACTGCTCATCGACTCGGAAACGAAAGCCATCATCGACGCCAATCCTGCCGCCTGCGCCTATTACGGCTATCCGCGCGAAGTGCTGAAACAAATGAGTATCGGGGACATCAACACGCTCCCCCCCGATGAACTCGCCCGCGAACTGGCCCTGGCAGGTTCATCCGGCAAAGACATCTTCCACTTCCTGCACCGCCTGGCCAACGGCGAGATCCGGGAGGTCGAATCACGGGTCACACCCATGCGCTACGGGGACCGGGCTATCATCCACTCCCTGATCATCGACGTCACCGCCCGCAACTCGGCCGAGAGGCAAGCCCTGGCCGCCACGGCGCTGTGGGAGTCCCTCTTCGAGAACTCCCCGGGCAGGGTGGCCATGCTGGACGGGGAGCGGCGGATCATCCGGTGCAGCGCCCTGTTCGCCAAGGACGCCGGAGCCTCACCCGGTGAGCTCGCCGGGGCGCAATGCCTGTTCCTGGAGCCTGGCGAGAACGCCCTGCCCGCGGCCGACGGCGCGACGCCAGTCCGGCTGCGCATCGGCTGCCGCCCTTCTTCCTTCCAGGCACTCGTCACGGATATTTCTGCCAACGATTCCCCGGCCCGCTACATGGTTGCAGCGTACCCCGAGCGCATGCGGACCGAACCGTGA
- a CDS encoding sensor histidine kinase — translation MHGHLLLSSLLGQLESLERSAREIRSPLLAGQAEALRQSVLGVVAERATLEEAAALAALKARRLEEGIEANKRRYEDTLRSFDRFRQAFELVDSLRGLEALPDLLERLRTLFKVGMLRLILDRAQFGGYLPEGFPTLPRQELDALAAQVLAAGNRSFVGPAAQAPRGLFSQAEVRRWGSCFAYPLEDRFHEGRWAGFLLFTDVSPQRYLPEMATDYMEHFSDALASAVVDVTDRLKAEELREDVERMTRHDLKSPLSAILTLPQFLLDAENLTDRQREMVRLMLESGRRMQSMITLSLSFYRMERGTYALEPVRLDLATLVRCVWDECGGPYRSARMELNLQACEEPFHAPGEELLCYTLLANLMKNALEASNPGESIEVRLRRETGWAVVEVANDRDVPEDVRERFFEKYATSGKHGGTGLGTYTARLIAQAHGGGIELETGQGQGTVVRVRLPDGPPPSQGGA, via the coding sequence ATGCACGGTCACCTGCTCCTTTCGTCCCTGCTGGGACAACTCGAATCCTTGGAGCGTTCGGCCCGGGAGATTCGCTCGCCGCTCCTGGCCGGACAAGCCGAGGCGTTGCGGCAGTCGGTGCTGGGAGTGGTGGCTGAGCGCGCAACCCTGGAGGAAGCCGCGGCCCTGGCCGCGCTCAAGGCCCGCAGGCTCGAGGAGGGCATCGAGGCGAACAAGCGCCGCTACGAGGACACGCTCAGGTCCTTCGACCGGTTCCGCCAGGCATTCGAGCTGGTGGATTCGTTGCGCGGGCTGGAGGCGTTGCCGGACCTGCTGGAGCGCCTGCGCACGCTTTTCAAGGTGGGTATGCTCCGGCTGATCCTGGACCGGGCCCAGTTCGGCGGCTATCTGCCGGAAGGGTTCCCCACGCTTCCCCGGCAGGAGCTGGACGCCCTGGCCGCCCAAGTGCTGGCGGCCGGGAACAGGAGTTTCGTGGGGCCGGCGGCGCAAGCGCCCCGGGGATTGTTCTCACAGGCCGAAGTCCGCCGGTGGGGCTCCTGCTTCGCCTATCCGCTGGAGGACCGCTTCCACGAGGGCCGCTGGGCCGGATTCCTGCTTTTCACCGACGTGAGCCCCCAGCGCTACCTGCCGGAAATGGCCACCGACTACATGGAGCACTTCAGCGACGCCCTGGCCAGCGCAGTGGTGGACGTCACCGACCGGCTCAAGGCCGAGGAACTGCGCGAGGACGTGGAACGCATGACCCGTCACGACCTCAAGTCCCCCCTGTCGGCCATCCTGACCCTGCCTCAGTTCCTGCTGGACGCCGAGAACCTCACGGACCGGCAGCGCGAGATGGTGCGGCTCATGCTGGAATCCGGACGGCGCATGCAGTCCATGATCACGCTCTCGCTCTCGTTCTACCGCATGGAGCGCGGCACCTACGCCCTGGAGCCCGTACGGCTGGACCTGGCCACCCTGGTGCGCTGCGTCTGGGACGAATGCGGCGGCCCCTACCGCTCGGCGCGCATGGAGCTGAACCTCCAGGCCTGCGAGGAGCCGTTCCACGCGCCGGGCGAGGAGCTTCTCTGCTACACGCTGCTGGCCAACCTCATGAAGAACGCCCTGGAAGCCTCCAATCCTGGGGAGTCCATCGAGGTGCGCCTGAGGCGCGAAACGGGCTGGGCCGTGGTGGAAGTGGCCAACGACCGCGACGTGCCCGAGGACGTGCGGGAGCGTTTCTTCGAAAAGTACGCCACCAGCGGGAAGCACGGCGGCACGGGCCTGGGCACCTACACGGCCAGGCTCATCGCCCAGGCGCACGGAGGCGGCATCGAACTGGAGACGGGCCAGGGACAGGGAACGGTGGTGCGGGTCAGGCTGCCGGACGGGCCGCCGCCCTCCCAAGGGGGAGCGTGA
- a CDS encoding DNA/RNA non-specific endonuclease, producing the protein MKRYLLVLAGILLFPLSCFCAETVCPQHYLDSQAPDIFNTKVSGKVRELCFQEFAVVHSGITRTPLISAECLTADAQSKEHPERKDAFHKEGRLPASDRAELIDYDHSGFDRGHMAPCADMTTVESQKESFSLANMVPQDKNINRSIWKEIEETVRGLAVSNQKLYVVTGPVFSDANVRKLNGRVAVPAFVFKAIYDPINKKAGAYIVKNVAKSSYSVISIAELERITGVTVFIGLPPEIKASAMELPAPSGGAEGGHKEEKGMVSGFSPALHK; encoded by the coding sequence ATGAAACGTTATCTTCTTGTCCTCGCTGGTATTCTGCTTTTCCCTTTGTCATGTTTCTGCGCCGAGACGGTGTGCCCGCAACATTATCTGGACAGCCAGGCACCGGACATTTTCAATACCAAAGTTTCAGGAAAGGTACGAGAGCTCTGCTTTCAGGAGTTTGCCGTCGTACATTCCGGTATCACGCGAACTCCCTTGATTTCTGCAGAATGTTTGACAGCGGATGCCCAATCAAAAGAACATCCGGAAAGGAAAGATGCTTTTCATAAAGAGGGACGATTACCGGCATCTGATCGTGCAGAATTGATCGACTATGACCACTCAGGGTTTGATAGGGGGCATATGGCTCCATGCGCGGATATGACCACGGTTGAGTCACAGAAGGAAAGTTTCTCCCTGGCAAACATGGTCCCGCAGGACAAGAATATCAATCGGAGTATTTGGAAGGAAATCGAAGAAACGGTCCGTGGACTGGCCGTTAGCAATCAAAAATTATACGTCGTAACAGGGCCGGTATTCTCTGATGCTAATGTTAGAAAGCTTAACGGGAGAGTGGCTGTTCCTGCATTTGTATTTAAGGCGATCTATGATCCAATCAACAAAAAAGCAGGGGCATACATCGTCAAGAATGTCGCGAAAAGCAGCTATTCAGTGATTTCCATAGCTGAGTTGGAACGTATCACGGGGGTGACTGTATTCATCGGTTTGCCGCCGGAGATCAAGGCAAGCGCCATGGAGCTGCCTGCACCTTCGGGAGGTGCGGAAGGGGGCCACAAGGAAGAGAAAGGCATGGTCTCGGGTTTCTCCCCGGCGCTCCACAAGTGA
- the uppS gene encoding polyprenyl diphosphate synthase translates to MPDTFRPIPRHLAVIMDGNGRWAQARGLSRSEGHKAGTETAKRLVTRCRELGVKHLTLYTFSKENWGRPQDEVRTLFDLLVRFLNNELASLLKQDIRLKVLGELEDFPFAVRQVLKLVLAKTEKCTTMTLNLALNYSGRAEILRACRHLIEQGVKPGDVTEERFAQELFTAGQPDPDLVIRTSGEIRISNYLLWQSAYSEYYFTEVPWPDFDDAQLDRALDAYAARQRRFGLTGEQATSGLDEDPS, encoded by the coding sequence ATGCCAGACACATTCCGCCCGATTCCGCGCCATCTGGCCGTCATCATGGACGGCAACGGCCGCTGGGCGCAGGCGCGCGGGCTTTCGCGCAGCGAGGGCCACAAGGCCGGGACCGAAACCGCCAAACGCCTGGTGACGCGCTGCCGCGAGCTTGGCGTGAAACACCTGACGCTCTACACCTTCTCCAAGGAGAATTGGGGACGCCCGCAGGACGAGGTGCGCACGCTCTTCGATCTGCTGGTGCGCTTCCTGAACAATGAGCTGGCCTCGCTCCTCAAGCAGGACATCCGGCTCAAGGTGCTGGGAGAACTGGAAGATTTCCCCTTCGCGGTGCGCCAGGTGCTCAAGCTGGTGCTGGCGAAGACCGAGAAATGCACGACCATGACCCTCAACCTGGCGCTCAACTATTCGGGCCGGGCCGAGATTCTGCGGGCCTGCAGGCACCTGATCGAACAGGGCGTTAAGCCCGGCGACGTGACCGAGGAGCGCTTCGCTCAGGAGCTCTTCACGGCGGGCCAGCCCGACCCCGACCTGGTCATCCGCACCAGCGGCGAGATCCGCATCAGCAACTATCTTTTGTGGCAGAGCGCCTATTCTGAATACTATTTCACGGAAGTGCCCTGGCCCGACTTCGACGACGCCCAGTTGGACCGCGCCCTGGACGCATACGCCGCCAGGCAGCGGCGCTTCGGGTTGACCGGAGAGCAGGCGACGAGCGGTTTGGACGAAGACCCTTCCTGA
- the frr gene encoding ribosome recycling factor, translating to MQTVMKDATSRMEKAVAALEKEFSHLRTGRASVALLDGLKVDYYGTPTPIDQLASVSTPDSRTITIQPWDRAAFGLVEKAIQKSDLGLTPVNDGKLIRIGLPPLTEDRRKELVKVAKKYTEEAKVAVRNIRRDANDALKKLQKDKAISEDELRKGEADIQKSTDSYVAKLDQSFAKKEKEIMEI from the coding sequence ATGCAGACCGTTATGAAGGATGCCACTTCCCGCATGGAAAAGGCAGTGGCCGCCCTGGAGAAGGAATTTTCCCACCTGCGCACCGGCCGGGCCTCCGTCGCCCTGCTGGACGGGCTCAAGGTCGACTACTACGGCACCCCCACGCCCATCGACCAGCTCGCCTCGGTTTCCACGCCCGACAGCCGCACCATCACCATCCAGCCCTGGGACCGCGCCGCGTTCGGGCTGGTGGAGAAGGCCATCCAGAAATCCGACCTGGGGCTCACCCCGGTCAACGACGGCAAGCTCATCCGCATCGGCCTGCCGCCCCTCACCGAGGACCGCCGCAAGGAACTGGTCAAGGTGGCCAAGAAGTACACCGAGGAAGCCAAGGTGGCCGTGCGCAACATCCGCCGCGACGCCAACGACGCCCTGAAGAAGCTCCAGAAGGACAAGGCCATCTCCGAGGACGAGCTGCGCAAGGGCGAGGCCGACATCCAGAAGTCCACTGATTCCTATGTGGCCAAGCTCGACCAGAGCTTCGCCAAGAAAGAAAAAGAGATCATGGAGATCTAA
- the pyrH gene encoding UMP kinase has product MENLRFKRVLLKLSGEALAGPKGFGIDPETVSNFCKEIVEAASLGVELAMVIGGGNIFRGMSASASGMERASADYMGMLATVMNAVAVQDALEKLGLSTRVLSAITMQEVCEPYIRRRAERHLEKGRVVICAAGTGNPYFTTDTAAALRAMELKSQVIIKGTKVDGVYDKDPKKFDDAVMFDRLTYMEVLEKQLKVMDSTAVSLAMDNNMPIVVFNMFVPGNLKKVITGDRAGTIVE; this is encoded by the coding sequence ATGGAAAATCTTCGTTTCAAGCGCGTCCTGCTCAAGCTCTCCGGCGAGGCCCTGGCCGGGCCCAAGGGCTTCGGCATCGATCCCGAAACCGTCAGCAATTTCTGCAAGGAGATCGTGGAGGCTGCCTCCCTCGGGGTGGAGCTGGCCATGGTCATCGGCGGCGGCAACATCTTCAGGGGCATGTCCGCCTCCGCCTCCGGCATGGAGCGCGCCAGCGCCGACTACATGGGGATGCTAGCCACGGTCATGAACGCCGTGGCCGTGCAGGACGCCCTGGAGAAGCTCGGCCTCTCCACCCGGGTGCTCTCGGCCATCACCATGCAAGAGGTCTGCGAGCCCTACATCCGCCGCAGGGCCGAGCGCCATCTGGAGAAGGGACGCGTGGTCATCTGCGCCGCCGGAACCGGCAACCCCTACTTCACCACCGACACCGCCGCCGCCTTGCGCGCCATGGAGCTCAAGAGCCAGGTCATCATCAAGGGCACCAAGGTCGACGGTGTCTACGACAAGGACCCCAAAAAGTTCGACGACGCCGTGATGTTCGACAGGCTCACCTACATGGAAGTGCTCGAGAAGCAGCTCAAGGTCATGGACTCCACGGCCGTCTCCCTGGCCATGGACAACAACATGCCCATCGTGGTCTTCAACATGTTCGTTCCGGGCAACCTCAAGAAAGTCATCACCGGCGATCGCGCCGGGACCATCGTGGAATAA